A genomic window from Ischnura elegans chromosome 10, ioIscEleg1.1, whole genome shotgun sequence includes:
- the LOC124166517 gene encoding vacuolar protein sorting-associated protein 45 — protein sequence MNVVAAVKLYITKMTEESGPGMKALLMDKETTSIVSMVYGQSEILQKEVYLFERIDSSRHEVMKYLKCIAFLRPTKENIALLSMELKYPKYGSYYVYFSNIIAKADVKTLAESDEMEVVRDIQEFYGDYIAVSPHLFSLNILGCAQGQMWNLAHLQRTAQGISSVLLSLKKCPLIRYQSSSEMTRRLAEKIKDMIVKEDKLFDFRQSDGSATVLLIVDRREDPITPLLHQWTYQAMVHELLTINNNRVNLSNVPGISKELQEVVLSAEQDDFYRDNQYQNYGEIGQTIKDLMNRFQAKAQHHQNLESIADLKNFVENYPQFKKLTGTIAKHVTVVGELSSLVGRYSLLEVSELEQDLSCQYDHSGHLQRIRKIIPNERVRDKDAARLVMLYALKYNKHNNEDIRGLTVLLKKKGVPDNLYKAVALVVNYAMQHQRPSDVSMTQDSVAKTTKSIKNIIKGLKGVDNVFTQHSPLLKETLEDLIKGRLREDSYPHLGNVQLSKRPQDIIVFVVGGVTYEESLAVHQLNSSLCGVNIVLGGTTIHNFDSFMEEVKIAMHGTNWRYGREL from the exons ATGAATGTGGTGGCTGCTGTCAAATTGTATATCACGAAAATGACCGAAGAAAGTGGTCCAGGAATGAAGGCCCTCCTAATGGATAAAGAAACT aCTAGCATCGTTAGTATGGTTTATGGTCAGTCGGAGATACTGCAGAAAGAAGTATACCTATTTGAAAGGATTGATTCCAGTCGACATGAAGTTATGAAATACCTTAAATGTATAGCATTCCTGAGACcgactaaagaaaatattgctctTCTCTCTATGGAACTGAAGTATCCAAAATATGGGTCATATTACGTTT ATTTCAGTAACATCATTGCTAAGGCTGATGTGAAGACCTTGGCTGAGTCTGATGAAATGGAGGTGGTGCGTGACATCCAGGAGTTCTATGGTGATTACATTGCCGTCAGCCCTCACCTCTTCTCTCTCAACATTCTGGGCTGTGCTCAAG GTCAGATGTGGAATTTGGCTCATTTGCAGAGGACGGCTCAGGGAATTTCTTCAGTCCTCCTCTCACTCAAGAAGTGCCCTCTTATTCGATACCAAAGTTCATCTGAAATGACGAGGAGACTTGCAGAGAAGATCAAG GACATGATCGTTAAAGAGGACAAATTATTCGATTTCCGTCAGTCAGATGGTTCAGCCACTGTGTTACTGATTGTTGACCGGCGGGAGGACCCCATCACACCTCTCCTACATCAG tggACATACCAGGCAATGGTGCATGAGTTGTTGACCATAAATAATAATCGAGTCAACCTGTCAAATGTGCCAGGAATCTCCAAGGAATTACAAGAGGTAGTCTTGTCTGCTGAGCAAGATGACTTTTACAGAGAT aatCAGTATCAAAATTATGGAGAAATTGGTCAGACAATCAAGGATTTGATGAATAGGTTTCAGGCCAAGGCACAGCACCACCAGAATCTTGAAAGTATTGCTGACCTGAAGAACTTTGTGGAGAATTACCCACAGTTCAAG aAACTCACAGGCACGATTGCAAAGCATGTTACTGTGGTTGGTGAGTTGTCATCATTGGTAGGACGGTATAGTCTTCTGGAAGTGTCTGAACTTGAGCAGGATCTTTCATGCCAGTATGACCACTCAGGACACCTTCAG AGGATACGAAAAATCATTCCAAATGAGAGAGTTAGGGACAAGGATGCAGCAAGACTTGTCATGCTCTATGCACTCAAGTACAACAAACACAACAATGAAGACATTCGAGGACTCACAGTCCTGCTCAAGAAGAAGGGTGTTCCAGATAATCTATATAAG GCTGTGGCACTGGTTGTCAATTATGCAATGCAGCACCAGAGGCCCTCAGACGTCTCCATGACACAGGACAGCGTAGCTAAAACTACCAAGAGCATAAAGAACATTATTAAG GGCCTTAAAGGTGTGGACAATGTGTTTACTCAGCACTCTCCTTTGCTGAAGGAGACTTTAGAAGATTtgattaaggggcggcttcgtGAGGACTCCTACCCTCATCTTGGCAATGTCCAACTAAGCAAGAG GCCGCAAGATATAATTGTATTTGTGGTTGGAGGTGTGACGTATGAGGAGTCATTGGCAGTCCACCAGCTGAACAGCAGCCTTTGTGGTGTCAACATAGTCCTGGGTGGCACGACCATTCACAACTTTGACTCATTCATGGAAGAGGTTAAGATAGCCATGCATGGGACCAACTGGCGGTATGGGAGAGAACTGTGA